In the genome of Apodemus sylvaticus chromosome 2, mApoSyl1.1, whole genome shotgun sequence, one region contains:
- the LOC127679266 gene encoding C-type lectin domain family 2 member G-like yields MNAQCLQKPGEDNGSPGTGAVHCCKMLQDPSSAKLYFCYVVIMVLTVAVVALSVAFSVRTTEQISSKINTCAASPNNWTLFEKKCFYFSENSSDWTSCQNFCREQGAQLARFDNPEELKFLMRYKGDFNYWIGLHRESSAHPWRWPDNTEYNNTFPIRGDGIHGFLSDNGISSSRDYIKRKCICSKSIDTLQSQ; encoded by the exons ATGAATGCCCAGTGCctacagaagccaggagaggacaATGGATCCCCCGGAACTGGAGCTGTGCATTGCT gtaAAATGCTCCAAGATCCCTCCTCTGCTAAACTTTACTTCTGCTATGTAGTGATCATGGTCCTCACTGTAGCTGTAGTTGCTCTTTCTGTTGCATTCTCAG TGAGAACGACTGAACAGATCTCAAGCAAAATTAATACCTGTGCTGCTTCCCCAAACAACTGGacactatttgaaaaaaaatgtttttatttttctgaaaactcAAGTGACTGGACATCCTGTCAGAACTTCTGCAGGGAACAAGGTGCCCAACTAGCTCGATTTGACAACCCAGAGGAGCTG AAGTTCCTAATGAGATACAAAGGAGATTTTAATTACTGGATCGGCCTGCACAGAGAGTCGTCAGCGCACCCTTGGAGGTGGCCAGACAACACTGAGTATAACAACAC gtttcCCATCCGAGGAGATGGAATTCATGGTTTCCTGAGTGACAATGGGATCAGCAGTAGCAGGGACTACATTAAAAGGAAGTGTATTTGTAGCAAGTCCATCGACACCTTACAGAGCCAGTAG